One segment of Natronosalvus halobius DNA contains the following:
- the cdd gene encoding cytidine deaminase, with the protein MDSLIEAARDVQSRAHVPYSKYPVGAAIETADGEVFVGCNLENANYSNSLHAEEVAIAEAVKNGHRDFARLAVSSGRRDGVTPCGMCRQTLAEFADDDLVVCCDEGDDDPPSEYTLGELLPNTITEEMLE; encoded by the coding sequence ATGGATTCACTCATCGAGGCCGCCCGCGATGTCCAGTCTCGAGCCCACGTTCCCTATTCCAAGTACCCCGTCGGCGCAGCGATCGAGACCGCCGACGGCGAGGTCTTCGTCGGTTGTAACCTCGAGAACGCGAACTACAGCAACAGCCTCCACGCCGAGGAGGTCGCCATCGCCGAAGCCGTCAAGAACGGCCATCGCGACTTTGCCCGACTCGCCGTCAGTTCGGGTCGGCGCGACGGTGTTACCCCCTGTGGAATGTGCCGCCAGACGCTCGCGGAGTTCGCCGACGACGACCTCGTCGTCTGCTGTGACGAGGGCGACGACGACCCGCCGAGTGAGTACACCCTCGGGGAACTCCTGCCGAATACGATCACCGAAGAGATGCTCGAGTGA
- a CDS encoding PAS domain S-box protein, which yields MNDSSETISVLHVDDDPHFADLASTFLERTDPQIDVVTASNPTDGLQLLAETRIDCVVSDYDMPHTNGIDFLEQLRRDHPELPFILYTGKGSEEIASDAISAGVTDYLQKERGTSQYTVLANRIRNAVEQSRAKRATRESQTKLTQIAAKADDVLYMFSADWTELLFVNSAYEDLWGDSIEALEADPKRFLERIHPDDRGRVREVMQIVSEGRSETIEYRVVVDGERRWVRADSKPILDSNGQPERIVGFVRNITAQKRREQQLRSSRARLEALFEHSPDMIAIHDAEGRICDVNERFAEALGYAAADLVGLPVWEIDTTVEPDRARAFWTELPTNDPRRFEAELQRRDGTTFPVEVHLIRLNLDGKDRFVAMDRDISDQKAREHELLRQNERLDRFASVVSHDLRNPLQVAQGRLELLAADCESDHLTDLDAALERMNALVDDLLTLAHEGDAAMDLEVVDLTDLAEACWATVQTDAATLTTNSAPAVRANRQQLRQLLENLFRNAVEHGGGPVTVTVGGLENGFYVADDGRGIPDGERESVFESGYSTSSEGTGYGLSIVDRIVGLHGWERQLVESSAGGARFNVSNVETG from the coding sequence ATGAACGATTCGTCAGAGACCATTTCGGTTCTTCACGTCGACGACGACCCGCACTTTGCCGATCTAGCGTCGACGTTTCTGGAGCGAACCGACCCGCAGATCGACGTCGTTACCGCGTCGAACCCAACGGACGGACTCCAGTTGCTCGCGGAGACGCGAATCGATTGCGTGGTCTCCGACTACGACATGCCCCACACGAACGGAATCGACTTTCTCGAACAGCTCCGACGCGACCACCCGGAGCTCCCCTTCATCCTCTACACGGGGAAGGGGAGCGAGGAGATCGCCAGCGACGCCATTTCCGCCGGTGTCACAGACTACCTGCAAAAGGAGCGCGGAACGAGCCAGTACACCGTGCTGGCGAACCGGATTCGAAACGCCGTCGAGCAGTCTCGCGCGAAGCGAGCAACCAGGGAATCGCAGACGAAACTCACACAAATCGCGGCGAAAGCCGACGACGTCCTCTATATGTTCTCCGCAGACTGGACCGAACTTCTGTTCGTCAACTCCGCATACGAGGACCTCTGGGGCGATTCGATCGAGGCGCTCGAGGCCGACCCGAAACGATTTCTCGAGCGGATTCACCCCGACGACCGGGGCCGCGTTCGGGAGGTGATGCAGATCGTCTCCGAGGGACGCTCCGAGACGATCGAGTACCGGGTCGTGGTCGACGGTGAACGACGCTGGGTTCGAGCCGACAGCAAACCCATCCTCGATTCGAACGGCCAACCCGAGCGAATCGTCGGATTCGTCCGAAACATTACGGCACAGAAACGCCGCGAGCAGCAACTTCGCTCGAGTCGCGCCCGACTCGAGGCGCTGTTCGAGCACTCACCGGACATGATCGCGATCCACGACGCCGAGGGCAGGATCTGTGACGTGAACGAGCGATTCGCCGAAGCACTGGGATACGCGGCGGCCGACCTCGTCGGCCTGCCGGTCTGGGAGATCGACACGACTGTCGAACCCGATCGGGCGCGGGCCTTCTGGACGGAGCTCCCGACGAACGACCCCCGCCGGTTCGAGGCGGAACTCCAGCGCCGAGACGGGACGACGTTTCCGGTCGAAGTCCACTTGATCCGACTAAATCTGGATGGAAAGGACCGATTCGTCGCGATGGATCGGGATATCTCGGACCAGAAGGCCAGAGAGCACGAACTGCTCCGGCAGAACGAACGACTGGACCGGTTCGCCAGCGTCGTCTCACACGACCTCCGCAACCCGTTACAGGTAGCTCAGGGCCGACTCGAGTTGCTCGCGGCGGATTGCGAGAGCGACCACCTGACCGATCTGGACGCCGCACTCGAGCGCATGAACGCTCTGGTCGACGATTTACTCACGCTCGCTCACGAGGGTGATGCGGCCATGGATCTCGAAGTGGTCGACCTGACCGATCTCGCCGAGGCGTGCTGGGCTACGGTACAGACGGATGCCGCGACGCTCACCACGAACTCGGCGCCTGCGGTACGAGCGAACCGACAGCAGCTTCGCCAGCTCCTCGAGAACCTCTTTCGTAACGCGGTCGAGCACGGCGGTGGTCCAGTTACCGTGACGGTTGGCGGGCTCGAGAACGGGTTCTACGTCGCGGACGACGGCCGGGGGATCCCTGACGGGGAACGAGAGAGCGTCTTCGAGTCGGGGTACTCGACGTCATCGGAGGGGACCGGGTACGGTCTGTCGATCGTCGACCGCATCGTCGGTTTACACGGGTGGGAGCGACAACTTGTCGAATCGTCGGCCGGTGGCGCCCGTTTCAACGTTTCGAACGTCGAGACGGGCTAG
- a CDS encoding winged helix-turn-helix domain-containing protein: MGQIASDGHPCGISDGEGGCNPEQIVSLLSEDTARELYRYADGPTTVSEFTEALELPLSTTYRTVSRLEDAGLLRSVSRTDPARYVRAADHVSVSYDDPIRITCVRGGLPLHCDL; this comes from the coding sequence ATGGGCCAGATCGCATCCGACGGACATCCGTGCGGTATCAGCGACGGGGAGGGTGGCTGCAACCCCGAGCAAATCGTCTCCCTCCTCTCCGAGGACACCGCCCGCGAGCTGTATCGCTACGCGGACGGCCCGACGACCGTCAGCGAGTTCACAGAGGCACTCGAGCTTCCGCTCAGCACGACCTACCGAACGGTCTCCCGACTCGAGGACGCCGGGCTGTTACGCTCGGTGAGTCGGACCGATCCAGCGAGGTACGTTCGCGCGGCCGATCACGTCTCTGTGAGCTACGATGACCCGATTCGGATCACGTGTGTACGCGGCGGATTGCCGCTGCACTGCGATCTGTAG
- a CDS encoding phosphoribosyltransferase family protein, which produces MNRAEKAALQLRAVDVLRMLKETRTYDELAEATGLPAGDLNRYVNGHVLPGTERASEVVEEVGREALAAELEARIQVDSEGYVDNSGAVFDQPFLDLAAPVVADAFDFERPDVVLTAATDGITLAASLASYYGTRCAYAKKRKETAVEDFFEARERLESGIELTYYLPAAAIDRDDSVLVVDDLIRSGETQELLLDIVETAEAEVAGVFALIAAGSDGIERAEGRTEAPVGSLTTV; this is translated from the coding sequence ATGAACCGAGCCGAAAAAGCCGCGCTCCAGCTACGAGCGGTCGACGTGTTGCGAATGCTCAAGGAAACCCGGACGTACGACGAACTCGCCGAGGCGACCGGCCTGCCGGCGGGCGACCTCAATCGCTACGTCAACGGGCACGTCCTCCCCGGAACCGAACGCGCCAGCGAGGTGGTCGAGGAGGTCGGCCGCGAGGCGCTAGCGGCCGAACTCGAGGCCCGCATCCAGGTCGACTCGGAAGGGTACGTCGACAACTCCGGGGCTGTCTTCGACCAGCCGTTTCTCGACCTCGCCGCACCCGTCGTGGCCGACGCGTTCGACTTCGAGCGCCCCGACGTCGTGTTGACGGCCGCCACCGACGGCATCACGCTGGCCGCCTCGCTCGCCAGCTACTACGGAACCCGGTGTGCGTACGCGAAAAAACGCAAGGAAACCGCCGTCGAGGACTTCTTCGAGGCCCGTGAACGCCTCGAGTCGGGCATCGAGCTCACCTACTACCTGCCGGCGGCCGCGATCGATCGCGACGACTCCGTCCTGGTCGTCGACGACCTGATCCGATCCGGCGAGACCCAGGAACTGCTCCTGGACATCGTCGAAACGGCAGAGGCGGAGGTCGCCGGGGTCTTCGCGCTCATCGCTGCTGGAAGCGACGGCATCGAGCGCGCAGAGGGTCGCACGGAGGCGCCGGTCGGGTCGTTGACGACGGTTTAA
- a CDS encoding phosphomannomutase yields the protein MTLFGTAGIRGPVADTVTPSLALAVGQAAGSPGDSFVVGRDGRETGPALAAALEAGLESAGSNVERVGQVPTPALAFASQGRRGVMVTASHNPPADNGIKLFVDGVEYDREAEKAIESVVETPDLAPWDEWGKPRRGDVLEQYRQAVVNYVQERFPDEDDRPLAGLSVAVDCGNGVGALATPQVLDVLGADVVAINATVDGHFPARESKPTAATLTDFSAFLAEGSFHLGLAHDGDADRLVVLNGDGEVVHEDTVLAVVAAHYAETSGADDPVVVTTPNASARIDECVREAGGRVERVRLGSLHEGIARVEAAAAGDDTAADTEVVFAAEPWKHIHTASGGWIDGVTSAAVVGALTLEAGSLEALRDPVTERPYRKVSVDCPESAKSPAMATLESTLPAAFDEVTVDTDYGVRLEFPDASWLLVRPSGTEPYVRLYAESDDVDALVSDARDVIESAVADQR from the coding sequence ATGACCCTCTTTGGAACCGCAGGTATTCGCGGCCCCGTCGCCGACACGGTGACGCCGTCGCTCGCGCTCGCCGTCGGCCAGGCCGCTGGCTCGCCAGGTGACTCCTTCGTCGTCGGTCGGGACGGCCGAGAGACCGGTCCCGCGCTGGCCGCAGCGCTCGAGGCCGGCCTCGAGAGCGCCGGATCGAACGTCGAACGCGTCGGCCAGGTGCCGACGCCCGCGCTCGCGTTCGCCTCGCAGGGGCGTCGCGGCGTCATGGTCACCGCGAGTCACAACCCGCCCGCCGACAACGGGATCAAACTGTTCGTCGACGGCGTCGAGTACGACCGCGAGGCCGAGAAGGCGATCGAATCGGTCGTCGAAACGCCCGACCTCGCCCCGTGGGACGAGTGGGGAAAACCGCGACGCGGCGACGTCCTCGAGCAGTACCGGCAGGCTGTGGTGAACTATGTCCAGGAGCGGTTTCCCGACGAGGACGACCGCCCACTCGCGGGACTGTCGGTCGCCGTCGACTGCGGCAACGGCGTCGGCGCGCTGGCGACTCCGCAGGTACTCGACGTCCTCGGCGCAGACGTGGTAGCGATCAACGCGACGGTCGACGGTCACTTCCCCGCCCGGGAGAGCAAGCCTACCGCGGCGACGCTGACGGACTTTTCGGCGTTCCTGGCCGAGGGCTCGTTCCACCTGGGGCTCGCCCACGACGGAGATGCCGACCGGCTCGTCGTCCTGAACGGCGACGGCGAAGTCGTCCACGAGGACACGGTCCTGGCGGTCGTCGCCGCCCACTACGCCGAAACGAGTGGTGCGGACGACCCAGTCGTCGTCACGACGCCCAACGCCTCCGCCAGAATCGACGAGTGCGTTCGAGAAGCCGGCGGCCGCGTCGAGCGAGTTCGGCTGGGATCGCTCCACGAGGGAATCGCCCGGGTCGAGGCAGCAGCGGCCGGAGATGACACCGCAGCGGACACCGAGGTCGTCTTCGCCGCCGAACCCTGGAAACACATCCACACCGCCTCTGGTGGCTGGATCGACGGCGTCACCAGCGCGGCCGTCGTCGGCGCGCTCACCCTCGAGGCCGGATCGCTCGAGGCCCTGCGCGACCCCGTCACCGAACGACCCTACCGCAAGGTCTCGGTCGACTGCCCGGAGTCTGCGAAAAGCCCCGCGATGGCGACACTCGAGTCGACGCTGCCGGCGGCGTTCGACGAGGTGACGGTCGACACCGACTACGGGGTCCGCCTCGAGTTCCCCGATGCCTCGTGGCTGCTGGTTCGCCCGAGCGGGACCGAGCCCTACGTTCGCCTGTACGCCGAGAGCGACGACGTCGACGCGCTCGTCTCGGACGCACGTGACGTAATCGAGTCGGCGGTGGCCGACCAGAGATGA
- the mutS gene encoding DNA mismatch repair protein MutS, whose protein sequence is MTEATGIVGEFFSLKADTDADVLAMQCGDFYEFFGDDAELVGEELELKVTSKSSQGQSYPMAGVPLADLTPYLKALVERGYRVAVADQYETDDGHAREVVRVVTPGTFVEKSDADAQYLAAVVADQGSGSNSGSGSGSPAGSSSSGETAYGLAFADVTTGRFLVAGAEDVDEAMTELYRFAPVEVLPGPDVRTNDEFLAQLRDRLEARLTLHETEAFAPKRATHRVRDHFGSETVDRLDLPESALAAAGAVLAYVEETGAGVLASMTRLQTHRGDDHVTLDVTTQRNLELTETMHGDRDGSLFATIDHTKTSAGGRLLKEWLQRPRRSLDVLEERQASVGALATAALARDELQDVLGGAYDLERLASRATHGSADARDLLAVRDTLALVPEVVEIVESTPNLVDSPLSTIVDRVDRERAADLRKALADALAEEPPSTVRQGELLTKGYHDDLDELIERHDELNRWLDTLADREKRQHGLSHVTVDRNKTDGYYIQVGRSAADGVPDHYEEIKQLKNSKRFTTTELEDKEREILRIEEQRGDLEYELFQKLRQDVAERAALLQDVGRTLATVDALSSLASHAAENGWVRPALHRGQDLEISQGRHPVVEQTTEFVPNDVAMDSDRGFLVVTGPNMSGKSTYMRQVACIVLLAQIGSFVPAREARIGLVDGIFTRVGALDELAQGRSTFMVEMSELSNILHAATDESLVILDEVGRGTATYDGISIAWAATEYLHNEIRAKTLFATHYHELTGLADHLPRVANVHVAADERDGDVTFLRTVRDGPTDRSYGIHVADLAGVPVPVVDRARDVLERLREEKAIEAKGGNSSDPVQTVFDVSSGSFRGPANADGGDPEPTGPTVDPAVEAVLEALESIDVNSTSPVELMATVQEWKRRLENEG, encoded by the coding sequence ATGACCGAGGCGACGGGGATCGTCGGCGAGTTTTTCTCTCTGAAAGCCGACACCGACGCGGACGTGCTGGCGATGCAGTGTGGTGACTTCTACGAATTCTTCGGCGACGACGCCGAACTCGTCGGGGAGGAACTCGAACTCAAGGTGACCTCCAAATCGTCCCAGGGCCAGTCGTACCCGATGGCGGGCGTGCCGCTGGCCGACCTCACGCCCTACCTGAAGGCCCTCGTCGAGCGCGGTTACCGGGTTGCGGTGGCCGACCAGTACGAGACCGACGACGGTCACGCCCGCGAGGTCGTTCGCGTGGTGACGCCCGGGACGTTCGTCGAGAAGAGCGACGCCGACGCGCAGTACCTCGCGGCGGTGGTTGCGGATCAGGGCTCGGGTTCGAACTCAGGTTCGGGATCTGGGTCGCCAGCTGGCTCGAGTTCAAGCGGCGAAACCGCGTACGGGCTCGCCTTCGCAGACGTCACGACGGGCAGATTCCTCGTCGCCGGTGCCGAGGACGTCGACGAGGCGATGACCGAACTCTACCGCTTCGCCCCCGTCGAGGTCCTGCCCGGCCCCGACGTTCGGACCAACGATGAGTTCCTCGCCCAGCTTCGCGACCGACTCGAGGCCCGCCTCACCCTCCACGAGACGGAGGCGTTCGCCCCCAAGCGAGCGACCCACCGCGTGCGCGATCACTTCGGAAGCGAGACCGTCGACCGACTCGACCTCCCCGAATCCGCGCTCGCCGCCGCGGGCGCCGTTCTCGCCTACGTCGAGGAGACCGGCGCGGGCGTGCTCGCGTCGATGACCCGCCTCCAGACCCACCGCGGGGACGACCACGTCACCCTCGACGTAACCACCCAGCGTAACCTCGAGCTGACCGAGACAATGCACGGCGACCGCGACGGCTCCCTGTTCGCGACCATCGACCACACGAAGACCAGCGCTGGGGGGCGGTTACTCAAGGAGTGGCTCCAGCGCCCCCGGCGCTCGCTCGACGTGCTCGAGGAGCGCCAGGCGAGCGTCGGCGCCCTCGCCACCGCCGCGCTCGCCCGCGACGAACTCCAGGACGTGCTCGGCGGGGCCTACGACCTCGAGCGCCTGGCCTCGCGAGCGACCCACGGAAGCGCGGACGCGCGGGACCTGCTGGCGGTGCGAGATACCCTCGCGCTGGTTCCCGAGGTGGTCGAGATTGTCGAGTCGACGCCCAACCTGGTCGACTCGCCGCTGTCGACCATCGTCGACCGTGTCGACCGCGAGCGCGCCGCTGACCTTCGCAAAGCGCTGGCGGACGCACTGGCCGAGGAACCGCCGTCGACGGTCCGTCAGGGCGAGTTGTTGACGAAGGGCTACCACGACGACCTCGACGAGCTCATCGAACGCCACGACGAACTCAATCGATGGCTCGACACGCTCGCCGACCGCGAGAAGCGCCAGCACGGGCTCAGCCACGTCACCGTCGACCGGAACAAGACCGACGGCTATTACATCCAAGTCGGACGGTCGGCGGCCGACGGCGTCCCGGATCACTACGAGGAGATCAAACAGCTCAAGAACTCCAAGCGGTTTACCACTACCGAACTCGAGGACAAAGAACGCGAGATACTCCGGATCGAAGAACAGCGCGGCGACCTCGAGTACGAACTGTTTCAGAAACTACGTCAGGACGTCGCGGAGCGAGCAGCCCTCCTCCAGGACGTCGGTCGCACCCTCGCGACGGTCGACGCGCTCTCGAGTCTGGCGAGCCACGCCGCCGAAAATGGGTGGGTTCGACCCGCTCTCCACCGGGGGCAGGACCTCGAAATTTCTCAGGGCCGCCACCCCGTCGTCGAACAGACGACCGAGTTCGTCCCGAACGATGTCGCGATGGACTCCGACCGCGGCTTTCTGGTGGTGACCGGTCCCAACATGTCCGGCAAGTCGACGTACATGCGCCAGGTCGCCTGCATCGTCCTATTAGCTCAGATCGGCAGTTTCGTCCCCGCACGGGAGGCCAGGATCGGACTGGTCGACGGCATCTTCACCCGCGTCGGCGCTCTCGACGAGCTAGCACAAGGGCGCTCGACGTTCATGGTCGAGATGAGCGAACTCTCGAACATCCTGCACGCGGCGACCGACGAGTCGCTCGTCATCCTGGACGAGGTGGGGCGGGGAACCGCCACCTACGACGGCATCTCCATCGCCTGGGCGGCCACCGAGTACCTCCACAACGAGATCCGGGCGAAGACGCTCTTCGCGACCCACTACCACGAACTCACGGGGCTGGCCGACCACCTGCCCCGCGTGGCGAACGTCCACGTCGCGGCCGACGAGCGCGACGGCGACGTGACCTTCCTGCGGACCGTCCGCGACGGGCCGACCGATCGCTCCTACGGGATCCACGTCGCGGACCTCGCGGGCGTCCCCGTTCCCGTCGTCGACCGCGCCCGCGACGTCCTGGAGCGCCTGCGCGAGGAGAAGGCAATCGAAGCGAAGGGTGGAAACTCGAGCGATCCCGTCCAGACGGTGTTCGACGTCTCGAGTGGGAGTTTTCGAGGACCGGCGAACGCCGACGGGGGCGACCCCGAGCCAACAGGGCCGACGGTCGATCCAGCGGTCGAAGCCGTCCTCGAGGCCCTCGAATCGATCGACGTGAACAGTACGTCCCCTGTCGAGCTGATGGCGACTGTCCAGGAGTGGAAACGGCGACTCGAGAACGAGGGGTGA
- a CDS encoding ABC transporter permease subunit, translated as MNTRWAAVARKDFQDAVQSRALWALLATFVLFSLLTTYAYVELPEAFGAAGEVSFSGLVFFLAGITSLFVALAAIVVCYKSVAGERELGSIKLLLALPVTRRDVFLGKVIGRAAVIAATLGVGLLIGLGFGSLLLGTIEIVPLVTFVLAAVVFAGVYAAIIVGLSATTSSTSRATTLALGFFVVFELAWDVVPLALVYVANGFSLPQQMPDWMFLATQIPPSSAYFSALVALLPGVADEANAQTQAAGFDAAYATPTVGFAVLAFWVVVPLAIGYYRFDGTDL; from the coding sequence ATGAACACGAGGTGGGCTGCCGTCGCCAGGAAGGACTTCCAGGACGCCGTGCAGTCGCGGGCGCTGTGGGCGCTGCTCGCTACGTTCGTGCTGTTCTCGCTGCTCACGACGTACGCCTACGTCGAACTCCCCGAGGCGTTCGGCGCGGCCGGCGAGGTCTCGTTCTCCGGGCTGGTGTTCTTCCTGGCGGGGATCACCAGCCTGTTTGTCGCACTGGCAGCGATCGTCGTCTGTTACAAGTCCGTCGCTGGGGAGCGCGAACTGGGCAGTATCAAGCTCCTGCTCGCGCTCCCGGTCACCCGGCGAGACGTGTTCCTCGGCAAGGTGATCGGCCGGGCCGCCGTAATCGCGGCCACGCTCGGCGTTGGATTGCTCATCGGACTCGGATTCGGCTCCCTGCTGCTCGGAACGATCGAAATCGTCCCGCTGGTGACGTTCGTGCTGGCCGCGGTGGTCTTCGCCGGCGTCTACGCGGCGATCATCGTCGGCCTCTCGGCGACCACGTCGTCGACGTCACGAGCGACGACGCTCGCCCTCGGCTTCTTCGTCGTGTTCGAACTGGCCTGGGACGTGGTGCCGCTGGCGCTCGTCTACGTCGCGAACGGCTTCTCGCTTCCCCAGCAGATGCCCGACTGGATGTTCCTCGCGACCCAGATACCGCCGTCTTCAGCGTACTTCTCGGCACTCGTCGCGCTGCTGCCGGGTGTCGCCGACGAGGCCAACGCCCAGACACAGGCCGCTGGCTTCGACGCGGCCTACGCGACGCCGACGGTCGGGTTCGCCGTGCTCGCGTTCTGGGTAGTCGTTCCGTTGGCGATCGGTTACTATCGATTCGACGGGACGGACCTCTGA
- a CDS encoding methyltransferase family protein, which yields MSRGQRGRWRWSNVPVPESHVAGLLVGTVVHVLKPLRLLGNQRLARSAGWGLTGIGLLIIGWAVRTVGGSELGGERPAVLVTTGPYAFSRNPMYVGWTALYLGIALLLNTAWLLVVLPVVLSTVHLVVRREERSLEREFEDAYRAYRRDVRRYL from the coding sequence ATGAGTAGGGGGCAAAGGGGGAGATGGCGATGGTCGAACGTCCCTGTCCCGGAATCGCACGTTGCCGGGCTACTCGTAGGGACGGTCGTCCACGTACTGAAGCCGTTGCGGTTGCTCGGGAACCAGCGACTCGCGCGGTCCGCAGGCTGGGGATTGACCGGGATTGGCCTGCTGATCATCGGGTGGGCGGTACGAACGGTTGGCGGGTCGGAACTGGGCGGTGAGAGGCCCGCGGTGCTCGTGACGACCGGACCGTACGCGTTCAGTCGCAACCCGATGTACGTCGGGTGGACGGCGTTGTATCTGGGGATCGCATTGCTTCTGAACACCGCGTGGCTGCTCGTCGTACTCCCAGTCGTGCTGTCTACCGTTCACCTGGTCGTCCGACGCGAGGAACGTTCGCTGGAACGTGAATTCGAAGACGCGTATCGCGCCTACCGGCGCGACGTTCGTCGATATCTCTAG
- the thrS gene encoding threonine--tRNA ligase, which translates to MSEPEPESESAPQSINVVLPDGSELEVAPDATVQDCAYEIGPGLGRDTVAGKLDGELVAKEAPVYDEARLEIVTDQSDEYLDVLRHSAAHCLAQAVERHFDDVKLAIGPPTEEGFYYDFDDLEVDESDFSALEAEIEDIIEADYDIEREEVPVAEAEERLADEPYKLELLEELAEEGEQVTFYSQGEWEDLCAGPHLESTGEIGVVKLLEIAGAYWRGDEKNPMQTRIYGTAFEDESDLEDYLERREEARERDHRKIGNEMDLFSIQDVTGPGLPLYHPPGKTILRELEGFVEDLNESAGYDYVETPHVFKTDLWHKSGHYENYEDDMFIFDVGDDEFGLKPMNCPGHAAIFQDHSWSYRDLPIRYAENGKVYRKEQRGELSGLSRVWAFTIDDGHLFVRPDQIEREVEAIMDVIDEVLSTFDLEYEVALATRPEKSVGGDEIWDKAEAQLESVLEKRNVDYDLEAGDGAFYGPKIDYAFEDAIGRHWDGPTVQLDFNMPERFDLDYVGEDNEAHEPVMIHRALYGSYERFFMMLIEHYEGNFPFWLAPEQVRVLPISDDNLGYAHRVANEFGDFRTEVDHRDSTLERKIRAAHDDRVPYQIIVGDNEEEAGNISVRDRFEDQEYDVEIDEFRAHLEAERDEKRSEPDFLAE; encoded by the coding sequence ATGTCAGAACCCGAACCTGAATCCGAATCCGCACCGCAATCGATCAACGTCGTCCTCCCCGACGGCTCCGAACTCGAGGTCGCTCCCGACGCCACCGTCCAGGACTGCGCCTACGAGATCGGCCCCGGCCTCGGTCGCGACACGGTCGCCGGCAAACTCGACGGCGAACTCGTCGCCAAGGAGGCCCCCGTTTACGACGAGGCGCGACTCGAGATCGTCACCGATCAGTCCGACGAGTACCTCGACGTACTCCGTCACTCCGCGGCCCACTGCCTGGCCCAGGCCGTCGAGCGCCACTTCGACGACGTGAAACTCGCCATCGGCCCGCCGACGGAGGAGGGCTTTTACTACGACTTCGACGACCTCGAGGTCGACGAGAGCGACTTCTCGGCACTCGAGGCCGAGATCGAGGACATCATCGAGGCCGATTACGACATCGAGCGCGAGGAAGTCCCGGTCGCGGAGGCCGAGGAGCGACTGGCCGACGAACCGTACAAACTCGAGTTGCTCGAGGAGTTAGCCGAGGAGGGCGAACAGGTCACCTTCTACAGCCAGGGCGAGTGGGAAGACCTCTGTGCCGGCCCGCACCTCGAGTCGACGGGCGAGATCGGCGTCGTCAAACTGCTCGAGATCGCGGGCGCCTACTGGCGCGGCGACGAGAAAAACCCGATGCAGACCCGGATCTACGGCACGGCCTTCGAGGACGAGAGCGACCTGGAGGACTACCTCGAACGCCGCGAGGAGGCCAGAGAGCGCGACCACCGTAAGATCGGCAACGAGATGGACCTGTTCTCGATCCAGGACGTCACGGGGCCCGGACTCCCCCTCTACCATCCGCCGGGGAAGACGATCCTCCGAGAACTCGAGGGCTTCGTCGAGGACCTGAACGAGTCGGCAGGCTACGACTACGTCGAGACCCCCCACGTGTTCAAGACGGACCTCTGGCACAAGTCCGGCCACTACGAGAACTACGAGGACGACATGTTCATCTTCGACGTGGGCGACGACGAGTTCGGCCTCAAACCGATGAACTGTCCTGGCCACGCCGCCATCTTCCAGGACCACTCCTGGAGCTACCGAGACCTGCCGATCCGATACGCCGAGAACGGGAAGGTCTACCGGAAGGAACAGCGCGGCGAACTCTCCGGCCTCTCGCGGGTCTGGGCGTTCACGATCGACGACGGCCACCTGTTCGTCCGCCCCGACCAGATCGAGCGCGAGGTCGAGGCCATCATGGACGTCATCGACGAGGTGCTCTCGACGTTCGACCTCGAGTACGAGGTCGCACTCGCGACGCGTCCCGAGAAGTCCGTGGGGGGCGACGAGATCTGGGACAAAGCGGAGGCCCAGCTCGAGTCGGTCCTCGAGAAGCGAAACGTGGACTACGACCTCGAGGCCGGCGACGGCGCGTTCTACGGCCCGAAGATCGACTACGCCTTCGAGGACGCCATCGGCCGCCACTGGGACGGCCCGACGGTTCAGCTGGACTTCAACATGCCAGAGCGCTTCGACCTCGACTACGTCGGCGAGGACAACGAGGCGCACGAGCCGGTCATGATCCACCGGGCGCTCTACGGCAGCTACGAGCGCTTCTTCATGATGCTCATCGAGCACTACGAGGGGAACTTCCCGTTCTGGCTCGCCCCCGAGCAGGTTCGTGTGCTGCCCATCTCCGACGACAATCTCGGCTACGCCCACCGTGTCGCCAACGAGTTCGGCGACTTCCGCACGGAGGTCGACCACCGGGATAGCACGCTCGAGCGCAAGATCCGAGCGGCCCACGACGACCGCGTCCCCTACCAGATCATCGTCGGCGACAACGAGGAAGAAGCCGGGAACATCTCGGTCCGTGACCGCTTCGAGGACCAGGAGTACGACGTCGAGATCGACGAGTTCCGGGCCCATCTCGAGGCCGAGCGCGACGAGAAGCGCTCCGAACCGGACTTCCTTGCGGAGTAG